CTCCGGGACCCCCTCCTACCCCAGCAGCTATCGGTCGTCCCGGTCCCGGTGGTCGCCCGCTTGCCTTGCCGCTTCTTTCAGCCGTCACTCGCGGGCGGCGCCGGCCCATCCCGTCGATCGGTAGGTCGCGCTCTCCTCTGCTCGTCTCGTCCGCCCCCACCACGTGCGGCGTCGCCACCCCGCCAGAGCCCAGCGCCACGTCCGCCTCCGCCTGCACGGCACCCATCATCTTTCTCCAGCGGTTGCAACAGCGGCATCTCGTCCGCCGGCACGTCTACGATGATGTACTGACCATGGATATGCGCGGTTAAGTCCACCACGCGAGCAGCATGTCTTAGTGATGCACCGTGTCGGCCACACCGCGCGTGGAGGCCATGGATGTATTGCATCCACAAACCAAGGGAAACGATTGTTCGCAGAGAGGCTTCGCTTCGCTGGTGATGGATCGACGTCACCGAATTCGTTGGACATATGTATAATGTACTCCTATATGCGTATGTGTCGTTGTGCTTGTGTATGTACGTCGCCCGTCACCCCGCTCGCCCAGTCGCAGGGTCGCCTGCTTCCGGTGCGTACTGCAAAGTGCAAACCCACAACATTTCAACCACCGTAGCCAGGAGGAGGCCGGGACGGGGGCATGCATGTGCGCGCCCCGGCCGTATCCAGGCAGCCTCACGATGGATCGGTGTCGGACTCCCGTCACGCACCTATCCGGGTCCGCATAGCTCGGCTGGCTGGGTGCCCATCCGGCAGCTGGACCCCCCACATGTACATACGATATACGACGACGTCGTCGAGCGCGGCACTCCGGCCCGTCTCCGTCCGTCAGCAACGGGGCGGGGTGGATAGGAGCGCGCGCGCGAGGCGGGGGTACGGTGTGGTCTGTGCTGGATGCTGGTTGGTGCCGTGTCGCGCGGGGGGGTTTTGTGCGTGGCCGGAGGGGCCCCGCCGGCCTTGCCTTGTCGTGCCGTTGGCCGTGTCGCCGTCCGTCCGGGCCGGACAGCGACGGCGCCTCGCCGATCCGTTGGATCCATGTTATCTGGAGTATTTATATATTTCTCCCCGTCGGCGTGTGCTGGAAAATGAGCGTCCTTGTTACGCAAATGACAAACGGATCTCAGGCTCTATGTAGCCTGGTTTTTCTTCTTGAAGAAGACATGTTCTGATCTTTTTTTCACTGCTAGAACAAATAGATGCTCTCTACTTGTCTGCATAATTTCGTGATAAATATGTTTATTAGTGGTTTTAGTTAACAGTACATCCATGACATCATTTGCTACCATAGATCCACACATTTGTTTACTCGCTTAGGGGGCATCTCTAACGGCGCCCGCAAATTTCCTCTTACATCCGTCCGCGGACAGGGGTGATCAGTCCACGGACACGAATGCGGAAGACGGCCATCCAACGCCGCTCGCATACATTTCAACCCGCATTTGAACTAACCGGCCGATATTCATCAAAGTTCGGATAGAAAATAGCATaaatcatccatacatagcatgcaaattaagtctagtacaacaatgtCTCAAATTCGGCTAGATTAACCGAATGTCCAATAAGTTTTTCATCAACGGATCATGTTTGTCCCGCACATACTCCCTTTTCAGCTTCATCCAAAAATATGTGTACGTAAATGGCCGTCCCTCTGTCCTGTGGTAAATCATGACAGTGCGTGCGGGCTACATAATGTGTAgagcaacattgagtgaatgaatcaaTCAACATGTTGAGCAAGAggaagcaaaacttacgatctcgTCCTCTGCCGCGTGCAATGGCCACCTCCAGCTGACGAACCACGTTCTAAGACTTGGAGACGTCGGTCTGGGTAGCGTATCAGCGATACGATAATGAGCTCACATTGCGTTCTTGAATTATGTATTTGTCGTAGGGTGCAATGTGCTTTCGTGCGTGAAACGTTTCATGCACTTGCTgtcagaaccccccccccccccccctctgctcCTGCCTACGAAATCCACAGATACGGCTAACCACgtatcgcacaacaactcatcctccatggtcgagtaGCTTTCCATCCTTCGTACTCTTAAAAACGACACAACGTTCGAATATAAGCTCAAtgacatttgaccgaacacctacCGAGCGTGGTGTCTGCCATGGAGGTCGtcaacgcgggggggggggggggggggtgggggggggggcggtcgGAGTGCACCTGGGGTCGGCTCTTGGGTGGACAACACCGTCGTAAAGGCGAACGGGCACATCGGTGCTGGTTGCGGACATCTGGTAATGCCTCTGTAGCAGCCGGAGACGTACATCGACGGCATCGGGGGTGGAGGGTGCGGATGCAAAGTAAGGGAGAGAAGGGACGGGGTGAAAGAAAATGAGACCGGGAGGGGTTACTGAGTGGGTTgtgggtgtcggagtcctacgagggtcggcgttggagatgcccttacaactAAAACCATTTATTAATGAAATCACATATGTGTAGACTGGCATCCAAACGACTCAATCATTGTTAGATGGTCTatagatctggatgtaattttggTTACTTCTTAGGTTTACCTGTACTGGTATGATAGTTGATAAATATGCCggaagtttttttttcaaataaaaaaaAGAGTAGTGGGTGTCTCGCGTGGTGCCGAAGCCGGCTCCTATCTATGTGGACAATGCGTGCTGGTTCTCCTTCCTCAGAAAATCAAAGCTGTACTTTACATCGAAACAATGGCATTATGCAGCAGCACAAAGCTTGATTCCCAACTCTATTCTCGGCTACCATTTTCTTTAGATGCCTGAATTGGCTTTCTGGGCGAGTAGTACATACAGATGGCTAAAGCAAAAGCGGCCTTAAAAACATGCTCCTAGAACGTACTCAAAATGTTCCACGTCGTTGGCTACTCCTTGGTGAGTTCATCTCATCGACCCCAGCTTGGTGCCCGCACCTAGACCACGTCCATGGTAATTGGACACAGACATGCCCACAGACATGCAGTGCAGCTATGTGGCGTCTCATGCCGCGCAAGTGCGTGCGCACCGTCGGCGGTAGCACCTTGCTTCCCTGACGATGCCGCCCGAGCGCTCTGCACATGCACATGTAGTACAGGTGAGAGATGGCTCCGTGCAAAATCACCTGCCGTGCGCGCGCCGGCCACTGGTACATCACTTTCTTGCTGGCCGCTTAATTCGCCGGCCGTCCGGTTGGCCGGCTTTCTAGCCCCGAGTCGCCGCCTTTGAACCACTTCCTCGCCGCGCCGGCCAGCCTGGCGCTGTTGCCAGCTGCAAATCCCTAGCCACTATACGCGCCGTCTCCTATCCTATGGGCCCAGCCAAAATTGTTGGTGTCCGTCACGCCgtacggggcgcggcggcggcatgCATGCACGTGGCCCGGCCTCCCGGCCGATCGTCTCCGCCCACCAGCCGCGCTGGATTCGCGGCCCGTCTGCCGGGCCCAGTCGATCCTCTCACGAAGACAGATATTCGGGATTATGCTGGGATCGGATTCCATGCATCAGTCGACAGCATTTTCAGCAAGACTACATCATGCCGGCAGCGGCAGGGTGAAAACGCCTAGTGTCTACTGTTTCTCGATGTAGCCGTAGAAACCGGAGGGCGTCGATCGACCGATTAGTATGCATACGGTAATGGTAACAGCCCATAATGACAGGCACTGTTGGCCCAACGAGAGGAACCCTCGATCGAATTCCACACTGTTGGCTAGCTACCCAAGCCAGTGGATGCCACAGTAAACGCCTCCATCATACAACTCTGGGCTGCCGGCCGTAGACATCGAAGTATGTATTCAATTCAAGTTAATCCTTAAAACCTCCTCCAAGATAACGGGCGGGCGGGCAGGTCTCATGCTGGCTACAGCTTGCGATAGCTCCGCGACCACGACGCCACCCACAATTGTCCAACGAGTCCCGGACACAATAGACAATTAGCTCAACAATTGCTGGTTTTTCCTTTCTCTGTAAGTATAAGCGTATTAACAATTAGACGCTGGTCCCCTATGATTAGCTAGCAACTAATGGGCCGGCACATGACTGCTAACCACGCCAATCAATGGGGAATTAAGAGGCAGCCGGACGTCGTCGTACGTCGTCAAGCAAAGCCGGGCAGCTGCGTACGTGTTGCAGGACAgataattagctagctatatatatAGCTAGAATAATCGAgcagaagaaaagaaataaactagctAGGGGATAAATGGATGATGGGCATGGCGTGTTACTTTCGGGAAGAGAAAAGAGAGAGGGGTGGAGTGTCTTGTAAGGCATGCTAGCTACATGCAAGCAGCACGATTTTCAGTTGATAACTGGAGCAAAGTTGTTGACTGATCATCAGGTGTAACCACCGCCCACGCTGCCCATGTTACTAGTGCTATAAGCCATAGCTAAAGATGAGTGGGTAACGTATTCCATGTACATCATGCGTGTTTCTGGTGTTTCAATCGTCGATTTCCctagctagcatggcaggtttgggTCTTGGCAAAATTAAAACAGGTTTTTACTTAATTTGAGTCCCACAACGTGTTGATTATGTCTAGATCAACAACCCGAGCCGTCTGATGTGTAAGCATTGAGATTTGTGATCAGACGGCTAGTACCATCAACTTAGACAACATTGGTGTAAAGTGTAAACAGACCCACATGAAAAATATATTTCTCAAGCATTAGGAACTACTAACTCCTTCTCAAAATATAATATAAGCCTTTTTAAGCAAAAATATAAGCTATTTTTGTAGGCTATTTTGAGATGGAGGTAGTAAAACCTAAGGCGCCTCTTCCCATGACTTTTGCACGTTCGGTATGGTCGATTACCGATGAATATCGTCTCATGCATGCATGTGGGCTAGGGTGCCCTTTAGGGGACCAAATCAATGAGGTAAACGAAATGGGGCCCGGTTGTAATCTCCCAAAGCGGGATCCCATCTCATATATAGAGTATACTCCTGCTTCTAGGAACCTTCTGCCGCCAAAGGCGCCTGATCATGAACGACAGCATCTATCTACGTCCATGCCATATCATGGAACATGCATGTCCATATGTATCGTACTTTATTTGTAACTTGTTGCGTCCTCATTGGCCGGCCATATGTTTATTTCCCACGTTGTAAAGCCCTTGCATGCTTTCAAATTGTAGGTTATTAAGCAACTCACCAGCTAAGTTTTACCAGTTGCGTGCATTGGCCTAAATGTATCCCTgtcatctttttcttcttcttttgggtGGGCAATTAACCTTTTTGGTTGCACTAATTTCTTGCATGGTGAGAGGGACATGGTGTTAGGTTTTGGAAGGATGTAGTATAATGTTAGTTAGCTTCCTTCCGTGTCATAATGCACGAGCTCAACATGGACAATGCCATGTGAAAAGTTGGTGTTGCAAAGGACCAACGTGGAAGCATGCATGCCTATAGTTAGTTGGGATAAGCTTACTAACTCTTTTGATGTTTACATTTTTTGCTAGCTTTATTAGCACCATTGTAAAAAGGTGTAATTAGACACCAAAAATAAAGCTGATCTAAATTTGTGGCCGCAATCTACCACCTCCCAGCTTTACAGGTTGATGGTCAGATTTTTACCTTGGAGGCTATATGTCGATGTCCAAAGAATACACATTTGTGATAAGAGGGAGtagaaactactccctccatacctaaatataagcctttttagagattccaatacggactacatacggagcaaaatgagtgaatctatatacatccgtatgtagtccgtattgaaatatctaaaaaaagGCTTATATTCAGAAACGGAGTGAGTAGCATGCATCGGTAATGCCGAATGGTACTTAGGAGCACTTTCACCCCTTTCCATCGTAAAAcatttctttaaaaaatccattgtGCAAAGAACTCACAATTCTCACATGTAGACGACTTTCAAGTTTCGTGAAAAAGAAGATCTTACATTCATATGCGCCAAGGTAAAAAAAATAAACACAAGCTCtcacacacaaaaatagtaaacaCAAGTTTTTTCACAAACTAAATGAAATGATTCTTACCTCCTTATTCTTGCTTTATTCATGCagacgtgcaaaataatgattttttttacaaaaaaatgATAGTACATAATTCAATTTAGTATCAACAAGCCAAATTTTTtggttattttttatttatttcattAGTTGTTTTAAAAAATAGAGCATGTGTGTTTGGGTGCTGGAACCTGTGTCCTATTGCCAGTTTGTTAAACTGTAACGATGGTCTGTATATCCATACATTTAAATATACATCTTGACAAAATATGAGAGAGTGAAGTTACATAGCTATCAAGCAAAATAATAATTCACTTGAACCTTTGAGCATATACATGTCTACACATATAGACTTTCATTGTATATTGGACTGTCCTATATTTTTTGCATATATCTTGGGATAATACGAATGCAATTTTTATGATCTAACTCATTTGTATACGTGACGATCAAACTTCACATTTACATATGAGAATGACATTAGAGGGTAGGGGGTATGCATCAGTCAATTACTTATCTGTCTCTTATCAAGTATAGTAGTGTAGCTTAAGTTTCAAAACTCTCAATAGCTTGCTGCCTGGTCTCCTGGAGCCTACTATACCCGAATGTTTCTTATGTTGTAGTTATCGGGTTTGCTATTTCTTAAGCGACTGAGAAATAACTATTTCTAATTCATTGAAAGTACACTTCGATTCTGACATTTGGATTTATGAAGTGCAAAATGATGAGAATATCTAGATCAGACGGTTATCATGGCTGGCTGTAAAATAACTATTCCTAAGTTGTATATTTAATGTATCAAGTTGCAAAACTGTGTTAGACAGGGCTGTCTGTTTTATTGTGATAGCTAATATATGGAGGCCTTGAGATGTATATGGATCTATATACCATGAGTACTAATTAAACTTGGAATGTAGTTTTTGTGTAAAGCAGACTGTGGCTTTGTCATCTAACTACAATAGTAGTACACTGTGCAAATGACGGCAGAGGATTTGGCTTTGTCATCTAATTACGGTATGATCTATAGCGCTCGCGATACAGTTCAGTTTCTACAATATGAAAGAATGTACTGTGCTGTGCCCGGCAGCTCCAAGAACATGATGGATCCATGCGGCAGCCATGGCCCATGACTAGACGAGTGCCGGAGCTAGCAGCACGTACGGATCATTATCAGTCGGAGACCAGTTAATGTCATGTGCTAATCATCATTATTGGGCTCAATTTTATCGGAGCTAGCGAGGCAATCGTGTGGGCAGTTGGTAGCCACAGCTAGTGAGCCCGGATTATCGTATAACCacttgaaaccaattcaatttatcaGGAAGGAGAAGGACACGGATGCTTGAAGTTCTACTTTTGGGACTAGGATTAGGCAGAGGAGAAGAGGACCCCTAGCTTACTAGCTATCTAATGATATTTGATGGAGGGTTCCGTGTTGATCGATCCTCTGTTTACTATCTGATTACTAGTTATCTTAAATGTTTAGACAAGTAGTTAACCAACTACGCGTACATGTGCACTTTAATTAGCACCAATAATGGTGATTATTTTCATTCTTTTTGAATTTTTCAGGTGAAGTTCATATTTTCTTGGACCGATGGAGAACAGCGAGCTAACATATGCTCGACGATCAAGATTGCACACATAGCACGTACGTATAGTACTATAAAGCAAGCAGTGACCGGACATATGGAAAGGTTGGGGGTCGCCAAGCAGCGtcgcacgcacgcacacatgcGAGCTCTTATCCCGTCGATGGGAACAGGTTAACAGTCACAAGTACGGGCGGCTACCCAGCTACGTCGATCGATCGATAGTTGGATAGAGGTGCCGGTGCCGGGGTGCAAGTGCAACTGTGCAACGCTCATGCTGTGtttctctttgttttctttcttgcatcGACCTCTCACCTTCCCTCTACATCGTTCTGTCTGGAGCTGTGATGATATGTGATTAGCAAGTTTTAACCATCGACCGGCCGGTCACAAGCAGGCGCTCGTGAGGCGCCGAGGCTGATAGCTGGGCTGGGCTTAGACGTCCGACCAAACGGCGCACGGGGTTGATTGATCGTATTAGCAGCTTTGTAATCAATGTGTGTCGTCCGTCTCACACGCATGTGCGCTAGCCATCTCCAAAGTCCAAGCAAAAATAATGGAAAATAATGCCACAATACGTACGACAACTGCGTGTACGCGTCAACCCTAACAGCACCACTCTTGAATAACTATACGTACGTAGCTGTAGGTCAAACGAAATACGCTTCCCATCCCTGTCTAGTCTAAcgctaatcggcaccaccaaacgATTGGAAACCGATCGAATCTTTGGCCGGGTGACGAGACGAAAAGGGGCGGAATTTATGAGCGCGACCACGATGAGCGGGCGGCTCTGCGACGTACGTACGCGTACTTTGGAGACGAAAGAGAATACGGTGCAGTCGGCGGGTGGCCACGAAATTCGCAGCATTTTCTCTCTCTAGTCTAGACCACAAAATATATCGCCTCCAGCCGAGGCGTGGGAGGGAGATAGGAGGAGGGAGGCGGGTGGGGCAGGCCACCCCCATGTGCGCTCATGTGGTGGTTCGCGGCACCTGGCCCCACCACCCACCACGCACGTACACCACCGCCATCACCCCCAACTTGATTCCCATCCATGTTTCTCTCTCCTGACGTCTCGTCGGGGCCGGCTGTCAAGCCGCAGCGGCACGCAGGCGCCGTTGCGTTGCGACCGACGGAAACGAAGCGAATCGCGGCTCCCATCCCGTCCCATGTTACCCCTACACCGTAGCTAGCTTAGCTTAGCTTTAGCCATTAGCCATCTATCTATCCGCCGCAAGCACACCAAAGTGCACGCGACATGTGCAGTGCAGGCAGCTCCTCGACAAGGAAGATTTGGTGATGCCATCCATTGATCATGCATACATACTCTACATGGGCGGTTGATATGCGCGTATACGGTGCATGTTGCCACGTTGGAAACGGGAGTTTGGAAGGAATCCCGGCCGTTAGTCGATCGCTTGTTTTTACAAACACAGTATAGACACAGACACTCATACATACGCATTACTTGATCGCTTGCTTTGCTTACACGCATGCAGCGCCGGCCAGATCGGCGGTTTAATTAATTAACGGGTTGGTTAATGCTTTTTTTTTCTGAtgcgacgatgatgatggtgatgcgGATGGCAACGTGCCGCTGGTGCTGAAACGGAAAAGTGACGGCCAAGTACACCGGTTTCCACGACCAAAAAGCAAAGGAGGTAGGAGACGATCGATCTTCGCCATGCTATTCTGTTTTATAACCTTTTTATTACCTGCCCCTTAACTGAAATCTTGTGACGACGTCGCCCCGTTAGTTGCGACATGAACATGCTTTCATAGAATTTGACATGGTTCGGTATGACTCTAATGAGGACGCGCCTGAGAAGTCCATCCAATCAGTTGCCATGTCGTTTTTAATTACTGCCAAGCTTTTATAGTTGGTAGAAATAACATAATGAGTTACCCGCAAAATAAGTTAAGATTGTCACGACGTCCGAAACCAGTGGGTAACATGTGGCatgcttttttttttcttttttttcgatgAAAACAGTCACAATATCACAATTAGGAGATAAGACTGGGATTTACACGTTTCATGAAACATTTCACATGGAAAAAATTATAACTCCAAGAAATGTCAGTGGTCCTTTATGTACAAGACACATACAAACAGAGTGTGCACAACGCACGACTCGATCTCACGAACCTAGCAGGTACGCCTCCTCACATGAGAACATGGGTGACTAGGGTTCCTCCTTAGGCCGCCGCCAATTTCCCTCGCCTTTGGGTGTGTttcggtggcggcgaggggagggaaaCCCAAGTCTAGGGGGTCTTGTAGTATCTGGTTGCCCTAACTTTAGTTAGGGTTAACTTTGAGTGTGTTGATGGTGGTGGTGAGGCGGTTGCGTTATCGGCAACGGGGGATAAAGTTTTCCTATCTCGTCCTCATTCCGACGATGACGTTTTGCATTGATGGAGAGCATGTGAATCTTCAGTGAGGGAAAGATCTTGGGCTCATTTTGGCTTAGTTTTGACTAGGTCATCAACATTGCCCTACAAAGGGGATGATGTCTTCGTGTATTTTTCTCCTGTTCCTCCTCTGTATGATGATGGGTGCGAGGTTTGTGTCTTCCACCTCTGTCTGGCAGGAGTTGGGGCTATCTTTCAGGCCTCCTCGGTGTCAGCTTCTCCATTATGGCGATTTGTCCAGATCATGATCACCGACGTCGTTTTGCCTACATCGATGACTCTCCGCAGGGTACCTGGGTGCACATGACACCTGGTGCATGATTTTTGTCCTTGTAATTTTCATTTAAAGTTTAGTGTGTGACACCCTATCTTTAGATGGAAAATATGTGTTGTTTAACAATGGGAGACTGGGTCATTTTCTCTCTAAGTGAGCCCCTGCTCTCTGGCCGTTGCTTCTTCTAGCTCCTGCGTTCAACAAGATTGCTTCGCTAAGACGAAGACCTAGAGACGGGAACCAGGTTTGCTCATGGTGCACCACCGACGGATGCAAAGGGAAGATGGTGCTGATTTATTTAAGAACTTACGTGTAATTTCTTATATTCGTAAGGAATATTTTGATCTAATGTATGGCCTACGGTTCTTTGGCAaggagaaaaaaaaaacagaagttGCACATGGTTTTAGTTCACCTTGGTCCCTCGTTGATTTGCATCAGCTACCCGAGGTTCATCTCTTGCTTGCCGATATATTAATTGGCGTCCGGCCCGGCTAGTTGCTCTCGATGCATGCATGCACCAAGGCATGAGTTACCTGCCCATCCAGAGCAGACGCATGCAAGATGATCGAGCTCACATGCGCATCCGACCGCCGTCCGACCGGAGTTGTTCCTGTATCCCGCCATATCTCGCACGACGCACCATTTAGCTCACGCATCACATGCATGGGCTCGCCGCTCGCCGGCCAGGCGAGAGAGTTGTTCACTGGCTCTTCCTAGCATTCCCTGCCCTGTGACTCCTAGCTAATTAATCTAGCTTTCCTGGTAACCACCACACTCGACTACATCACATGCAccccgccctctctctccctctacaTGCATGTACATCAATTATTTCTCTTAGTATTTCTTTGAGAAAGAAATGTACACACACTCATTGGCTTTGTCCCTCCTTGTCAACTGGGTATTATAAGACACGCACCGGATCCTCCCAGGACATTTTGTGTCAGAGCCGTGTTTCTCGGGCTCTCTCTCCACCATCACAACAGCACAAAGGCAGCAGCAGCATCGCGGCCCCATTGCTCTCGCCGCTTTGTGTCAGACACCAAATCTtcctcaccttcttcttcctctccctccccCACCCAATCTCCTCCCCCACGAGCGCCTCTACTGCCTTTTAAGCCACGCGCCCGCGCCCCCCGCGTACGCCTCCCGcctttcctctctctccctctctcctcgccctctcctcctcctcctcctcttctctctGTGAGTTGAGGTGAGGTGAGGATTTTCCGTGGACGTGCCGTTTGATGGACGGGAAGGGCGCGACGGAGAGCTCAAACCCTAACCGCGTCGTTGAGAGCGTACCATCGGCGGCCGtggcgtcggcgtcggcgccgaCGAAGCGCATGCTGGCGTTCCACTTCCTGCGCGCGCTGTCCCGGATCCACGGCGCGGCCGGCCCGGCCAGGCGCCGCACGCGCACCATCCGCCGCGCGGCCTACTCATCCATGGCGCGCGCCACCGGGCCGCGCCGCGCATGGAGCCGCGCGCTGCTGCTCCAGGCCCAGGCGCGCGCGCGGAGATCCAGGGCGGAGACGTCGAGGCGGGCCGCGGTGCTCGTACGGCGGCGCGTCGTCGCCGGACCGGcagcagcaccagcaccagcacgcGCCGCTCCTGTCGGCGGACAAGCATCGGCGGCGGCTGCTCGTGCGGCTCTGGCCCCTCCGCCCCCTCCGGCAAGGCAGGCGGGGGAGCCGGCGAGGAGCGACGCGCTGCGGCGGCTCGTCCCCGGAGGCGCCGGGATGGAGTACTGCAGCCTGCTGGAGGAGACCGCCGACTACGTCCGCTGCCTCCGCGCGCAGGTGCAGCTCATGCAGGGCCTCGCCGACCTCTTCTCCTGCCAATGATCCATCCagtccatcatcatcatcatgcatcCTCGGATCGATCGAGTAATTCTAAATTATTACTTCTTCCTGCACGTACCATCCATGGATTGAAATCATACGATGCTGCTGCGGTGCGGCCGGCTTCCATGATATCGATCCATGGATCTCTTGTTCATGTGACATGAGATTGGTCAATGCATCGATCGCGCATGATCAATATAGAGGATTACCGGCCGGCAGGGGAGAGTTAGGTACGGTGGAGGTGGAGGAAGATTGGTGGAGTATATATGTTGAGCTGCTGGCAGGGTGAATTATTAGTAGGTGAGAAAAGATTGGGTGTAGTATGCATTTGTATAGGTTGGGGACACATTGGAACCACACCAGGGAAAATACAAAGGTAATTAATTGTAACATATAAAGAGATAATCGATCGA
This region of Triticum aestivum cultivar Chinese Spring chromosome 2D, IWGSC CS RefSeq v2.1, whole genome shotgun sequence genomic DNA includes:
- the LOC123054832 gene encoding transcription factor IBH1, which translates into the protein MDGKGATESSNPNRVVESVPSAAVASASAPTKRMLAFHFLRALSRIHGAAGPARRRTRTIRRAAYSSMARATGPRRAWSRALLLQAQARARRSRAETSRRAAVLVRRRVVAGPAAAPAPARAAPVGGQASAAAARAALAPPPPPARQAGEPARSDALRRLVPGGAGMEYCSLLEETADYVRCLRAQVQLMQGLADLFSCQ